One segment of Erigeron canadensis isolate Cc75 chromosome 2, C_canadensis_v1, whole genome shotgun sequence DNA contains the following:
- the LOC122586486 gene encoding protein MODIFIER OF SNC1 1 isoform X1 — protein sequence MTSSMLAGERRWASARRGGMTVLGKVAVPKPINLPSQKLENHGLDPNVEIVPKGSLSWGSRPSSSTSNPWGSSAVSPNADGSSVSPSGRPSSGGGLSRPSTAGSDRHEPSTTTWGPNSRPSSASAVLTSNQSSLTSSRPLSAETRPGSAHLSRFAEPAYDTPAAWGPNGTADKLSVPSKANDFSLSSGDFPTLGSEKDNSGKSSEQHDHGSHVRPDSGAGRTAPAADRNAMAPADHKSGTVDTWTRDSSHHFEDGVRPSADNWQHGDPQQYINPNIPPQHFDAWRGPPMNAPPASVWYRGPPPAGPPYPPVPRGGYPMESYHYYRPQISPNLANSQSGPPPGPVPRGHHPRNGDFYRPQMHEPFIRPGMPIRPGFYPGPVPYDGYYGPPMNYNPNDRDMQFMGMPPGPPGPPGPHGPHGPPVYNMGPAQNPPELHDLHFRSGGRGSVGNMFASEKLDSIPPEESRGPYKVLRKHEIGRDADLEGESWEQNLEKSDQTRPSLHKNERGTDIRKNEDMPSRRNLGHQGNLSDTPNLHSLEGSHKSKASNESWGNKLSFPEAPNDVPINQRDSSLIQKIEGLNAKVRASDSKVDAEQNNRQLVSPNDHPMIAFGTISDTGDLKSTTATVSSYSRHLHHGVRSRAEQHNKGRINNQDTDGWRKRPQILGSEVATSVSAEAVDNPEAMNTDESLAALADPADGQAQRARMRELAKQRTIQLQQEEEERIKEQKAKALAKLEELNRRTLAAGDGSIQNAEKILTSAPGQKDVDGFQKSTGPVIDYSKLEPPNPVLDVKAQAAAQISETSQQEPVDQSSLSNQSVANANDAESKGALHGNDGNFHRQKRASHRQKLSVQSVDSLADKSTSGTGEAHIGPGGEATKDHASHAVSGEPGPHQDYNSISVESTQQRKRNSKSSKNKHKLDDASASREGGIATESGKPESQNDFNSSTMLVTDGKNYMQSNMEESHDRVTNQYKPQHPRRMPRNPQANRTTERFHVGDVAVWAPVRAPKEERGDDYSQKELQDEASLPAKSINSGQTNLKSKRAEMERYVPKPVAKELAHHGSINQSALPSSPGKTTLEDMPDKEDLGSQPEIPVSVSVGTTVESKSGDNKQNKQAKPHGWKQRGPTDVHRDHGFQQDSKKNDHKSKTHEVPIPVSTETNVSHEWDPSDGWFMPDEYPPNEAIPVASSVKDEGGVTGKGKRPAYKGQKSTMKSHNVDHKDVGGAEVEIEQTDRPASSKENRSSHWQPKPQAYKSGWSSGVHNARPEIKKVRPDEPAADFKDGRGAPHEGHHKYRRERQPALFRQQPHSLIEDEIPIEQQHGTTGFRKFGGQNNRSGCQDDRRKHNQHNASINRERQKQNLHYEYQPVGSNINSSNKSNILDAPADGSGNAVPRYKERVSGAGQQSRRGGGNFYGRQ from the exons ATGACGTCAAGTATGCTAGCTGGAGAGCGGAG GTGGGCCTCTGCAAGAAGAGGTGGTATGACTGTCTTGGGTAAAGTTGCGGTTCCTAAACCTATCAATTTACCTAGCCAAAA GTTAGAGAATCATGGTCTGGATCCAAATGTGGAAATTGTTCCCAA GGGTAGTCTTAGCTGGGGCAGTcggccatcttcatctacctcaAATCCTTGGGGCTCATCGGCAGTATCTCCAAATGCCGATGGTAGTTCTGTGTCACCTAGTGGCCGTCCTTCATCAGGTGGAGGTCTTAGTCGACCATCTACTGCTGGCAGTGATAGACACGAGCCTTCCACTACTACATGGGGTCCAAATTCTAGACCATCATCGGCATCTGCGGTATTGACATCAAACCAATCATCACTAACATCTTCGCGCCCACTCAGTGCAGAGACAAGACCAGGTAGTGCACACTTATCTCGTTTTGCCGAGCCTGCATATGATACTCCTGCGGCGTGGGGTCCTAATGGTACTGCTGATAAGCTG TCAGTACCCTCCAAAGCTAATGACTTTTCCTTGAGCTCTGGAGATTTTCCAACATTGGGTTCAGAGAAAGATAATAGTGGGAAGAGCAGTGAACAACATG ATCACGGTTCTCATGTACGTCCTGACTCAGGTGCTGGCAGGACTGCGCCCGCCGCTGACAGAAATGCAATGGCTCCAGCTG ACCACAAGAGTGGAACTGTTGACACTTGGACAAGAGACAGTTCTCATCATTTTGAAGATGGAGTTCGTCCCAGTGCCGACAACTGGCAGCATGGGGACCCACAACAGTACATTAATCCTAATATTCCCCCTCAACATTTTGATGCCTGGCGTGGTCCACCAATGAATGCACCACCTGCTAGTGTTTGGTATAGAGGACCACCACCTGCAGGTCCACCATATCCTCCTGTTCCACGTGGCGGATATCCAATGGAATCCTACCATTACTATCGTCCTCAAATTTCCCCTAACTTGGCAAATTCACAATCTGGTCCTCCACCTGGGCCTGTTCCAAGAGGTCACCATCCAAGAAATGGAGATTTTTACAGGCCGCAGATGCATGAACCTTTTATTCGCCCAGGTATGCCTATTAGACCTGGCTTTTACCCTGGTCCAGTGCCTTATGATGGCTATTATGGTCCTCCGATGAACTACAATCCTAATGATCGTGATATGCAATTTATGGGAATGCCACCTGGGCCACCTGGGCCACCTGGACCACATGGGCCACATGGACCACCTGTCTACAACATGGGCCCTGCTCAAAACCCTCCAGAGCTTCACGATCTGCACTTCAGAAGTGGTGGGCGCGGATCAGTCGGAAATATGTTTGCTTCAGAAAAATTGGATTCTATTCCACCCGAGGAGTCTCGTGGGCCGTATAAAGTTCTTAGAAAACATGAAATTGGAAGGGATGCTGATCTGGAAGGAGAGAGTTGGGAGCAGAACTTAGAAAAGAGTGACCAGACAAGACCATCACTTCATAAGAATGAGCGGGGAACAGATATTAGAAAAAATGAAGACATGCCTTCAAGAAGAAACTTAGGCCACCAAGGTAATCTTTCTGACACTCCAAATTTGCATTCACTTGAGGGCTCACACAAGTCTAAAGCATCTAATGAGAGTTGGGGAAATAAGTTGTCGTTCCCGGAAGCACCTAATGATGTTCCAATTAACCAAAGAGATTCAAGCTTAATACAGAAGATTGAAGGTCTGAATGCAAAAGTGCGGGCTTCTGATTCTAAGGTGGATGCAGAGCAGAATAACAGGCAATTAGTTAGTCCTAATGACCACCCAATGATTGCATTCGGGACCATTTCTGACACAGGAGATCTTAAATCTACCACTGCCACTGTATCGTCATATTCAAG ACATTTGCATCATGGAGTGCGAAGTCGAGCCGAGCAACATAATAAAGGAAGAATAAACAATCAAGATACTGATGGGTGGAGAAAAAGACCTCAAATTCTAGGTTCAGAGGTTGCTACTTCAGTCTCTGCTGAGGCCGTCGATAACCCTGAAGCTATGAATACTGATGAATCTTTAGCTGCACTTGCTGATCCTGCTGATGGCCAAGCACAG CGTGCTAGGATGAGGGAGTTGGCAAAACAGCGTACAATCCAACTACAGcaggaagaggaagaaagaataAAAGAGCAGAAAGCAAAGGCTCTTGCAAAATTGGAAGAGTTGAATAGGCGTACCCTAGCAGCCGGAGATGGTTCAATCCAGAATGCAGAGAAAATTCTGACTAGTGCTCCGGGGCAGAAAGATGTGGATGGATTCCAGAAATCAACTGGACCGGTTATTGATTACAGCAAACTTGAGCCACCGAATCCAGTTTTGGATGTAAAAGCTCAAGCAGCTGCACAGATCAGTGAGACAAGTCAACAAGAGCCTGTTGACCAGTCATCACTTTCGAATCAAAGTGTTGCCAATGCAAATGATGCTGAAAGCAAAGGTGCTTTGCATGGTAATGATGGTAACTTTCACAGACAGAAGCGTGCTAGTCATAGACAAAAGCTGAGTGTACAAAGTGTAGATAGTCTGGCTGACAAGTCAACGAGTGGTACAGGAGAAGCACATATAGGTCCTGGAGGTGAAGCTACAAAGGACCATGCAAGTCATGCTGTATCAGGTGAACCTGGACCACATCAAGATTACAACTCTATATCGGTTGAATCAACACAGCAGAGAAAAAGAAATAGCAAGAGTAGCAAGAATAAACATAAACTTGATGATGCATCTGCATCAAGAGAAGGTGGTATTGCTACTGAAAGCGGAAAGCCAGAATCTCAAAATGACTTTAATTCAAGCACTATGTTGGTGACTGATGGCAAGAATTATATGCAATCTAATATGGAGGAATCCCATGATAGAGTAACAAACCAGTATAAACCTCAGCACCCCAGAAGGATGCCAAGAAATCCACAAGCTAATAGGACAACTGAGAGATTCCATGTTGGTGATGTTGCTGTGTGGGCCCCTGTGCGGGCCCCCAAAGAAGAGCGCGGAGATGATTACAGTCAGAAAGAATTGCAGGATGAAGCGTCTTTGCCTGCAAAGAGTATTAACTCGGGCCAGACTAATCTGAAAAGCAAAAGGGCAGAAATGGAAAGATATGTACCCAAGCCAGTGGCTAAAGAGCTGGCTCATCATGGAAGCATTAACCAATCAGCATTGCCGTCTTCACCTGGGAAAACTACATTAGAAGATATGCCAGATAAAGAAGACTTGGGTTCTCAACCAGAAATCCCTGTATCTGTGAGTGTGGGGACTACTGTGGAGTCTAAGAGTGGGGACAATAAGCAAAATAAACAGGCGAAACCCCATGGATGGAAGCAACGTGGACCGACTGATGTGCATCGTGATCATGGTTTTCAACAGGAttcaaagaaaaatgatcacAAATCTAAGACCCATGAAGTCCCGATCCCTGTTTCAACTGAAACTAATGTTTCACATGAATGGGACCCATCTGATGGCTGGTTCATGCCAGATGAATATCCACCGAATGAAGCTATACCCGTCGCATCTTCTGTTAAGGATGAAGGCGGAGTCACGGGTAAAGGAAAAAGACCAGCTTACAAGGGTCAGAAGAGCACAATGAAAAGTCACAATGTCGATCACAAGGATGTCGGTGGTGCAGAAGTGGAGATAGAACAAACAGACAGGCCTGCTTCTTCCAAAGAAAACCGTTCTTCTCACTGGCAACCCAAACCTCAAGCATATAAGAGTGGTTGGTCCAGTGGAGTTCATAATGCTAGACCTGAGATTAAAAAGGTTCGACCTGACGAACCTGCTGCTGACTTCAAGGATGGCAGAGGAGCACCACATGAGGGCCATCATAAGTATAGGAGAGAAAGACAACCTGCGTTGTTCAGGCAACAACCCCACTCTTTAATAGAAGATGAAATCCCAATTGAGCAACAACATGGTACTACTGGTTTTAGGAAGTTTGGAGGTCAAAATAACCGTTCTGGTTGTCAAGACGATAGAAGGAAGCATAATCAGCATAATGCAAGTATAAACCGGGAACGGCAGAAACAGAATTTGCATTACGAGTACCAGCCAGTCGGATCCAACATTAACAGCAGTAATAAATCCAACATTCTCGATGCACCTGCAGATGGATCTGGTAATGCAGTTCCAAGGTACAAAGAGAGAGTTTCTGGTGCAGGTCAACAATCCAGACGAGGTGGAGGCAACTTTTATGGGCGACAATAA
- the LOC122586486 gene encoding protein MODIFIER OF SNC1 1 isoform X2 has protein sequence MTSSMLAGERRWASARRGGMTVLGKVAVPKPINLPSQKLENHGLDPNVEIVPKGSLSWGSRPSSSTSNPWGSSAVSPNADGSSVSPSGRPSSGGGLSRPSTAGSDRHEPSTTTWGPNSRPSSASAVLTSNQSSLTSSRPLSAETRPGSAHLSRFAEPAYDTPAAWGPNGTADKLSVPSKANDFSLSSGDFPTLGSEKDNSGKSSEQHGAGRTAPAADRNAMAPADHKSGTVDTWTRDSSHHFEDGVRPSADNWQHGDPQQYINPNIPPQHFDAWRGPPMNAPPASVWYRGPPPAGPPYPPVPRGGYPMESYHYYRPQISPNLANSQSGPPPGPVPRGHHPRNGDFYRPQMHEPFIRPGMPIRPGFYPGPVPYDGYYGPPMNYNPNDRDMQFMGMPPGPPGPPGPHGPHGPPVYNMGPAQNPPELHDLHFRSGGRGSVGNMFASEKLDSIPPEESRGPYKVLRKHEIGRDADLEGESWEQNLEKSDQTRPSLHKNERGTDIRKNEDMPSRRNLGHQGNLSDTPNLHSLEGSHKSKASNESWGNKLSFPEAPNDVPINQRDSSLIQKIEGLNAKVRASDSKVDAEQNNRQLVSPNDHPMIAFGTISDTGDLKSTTATVSSYSRHLHHGVRSRAEQHNKGRINNQDTDGWRKRPQILGSEVATSVSAEAVDNPEAMNTDESLAALADPADGQAQRARMRELAKQRTIQLQQEEEERIKEQKAKALAKLEELNRRTLAAGDGSIQNAEKILTSAPGQKDVDGFQKSTGPVIDYSKLEPPNPVLDVKAQAAAQISETSQQEPVDQSSLSNQSVANANDAESKGALHGNDGNFHRQKRASHRQKLSVQSVDSLADKSTSGTGEAHIGPGGEATKDHASHAVSGEPGPHQDYNSISVESTQQRKRNSKSSKNKHKLDDASASREGGIATESGKPESQNDFNSSTMLVTDGKNYMQSNMEESHDRVTNQYKPQHPRRMPRNPQANRTTERFHVGDVAVWAPVRAPKEERGDDYSQKELQDEASLPAKSINSGQTNLKSKRAEMERYVPKPVAKELAHHGSINQSALPSSPGKTTLEDMPDKEDLGSQPEIPVSVSVGTTVESKSGDNKQNKQAKPHGWKQRGPTDVHRDHGFQQDSKKNDHKSKTHEVPIPVSTETNVSHEWDPSDGWFMPDEYPPNEAIPVASSVKDEGGVTGKGKRPAYKGQKSTMKSHNVDHKDVGGAEVEIEQTDRPASSKENRSSHWQPKPQAYKSGWSSGVHNARPEIKKVRPDEPAADFKDGRGAPHEGHHKYRRERQPALFRQQPHSLIEDEIPIEQQHGTTGFRKFGGQNNRSGCQDDRRKHNQHNASINRERQKQNLHYEYQPVGSNINSSNKSNILDAPADGSGNAVPRYKERVSGAGQQSRRGGGNFYGRQ, from the exons ATGACGTCAAGTATGCTAGCTGGAGAGCGGAG GTGGGCCTCTGCAAGAAGAGGTGGTATGACTGTCTTGGGTAAAGTTGCGGTTCCTAAACCTATCAATTTACCTAGCCAAAA GTTAGAGAATCATGGTCTGGATCCAAATGTGGAAATTGTTCCCAA GGGTAGTCTTAGCTGGGGCAGTcggccatcttcatctacctcaAATCCTTGGGGCTCATCGGCAGTATCTCCAAATGCCGATGGTAGTTCTGTGTCACCTAGTGGCCGTCCTTCATCAGGTGGAGGTCTTAGTCGACCATCTACTGCTGGCAGTGATAGACACGAGCCTTCCACTACTACATGGGGTCCAAATTCTAGACCATCATCGGCATCTGCGGTATTGACATCAAACCAATCATCACTAACATCTTCGCGCCCACTCAGTGCAGAGACAAGACCAGGTAGTGCACACTTATCTCGTTTTGCCGAGCCTGCATATGATACTCCTGCGGCGTGGGGTCCTAATGGTACTGCTGATAAGCTG TCAGTACCCTCCAAAGCTAATGACTTTTCCTTGAGCTCTGGAGATTTTCCAACATTGGGTTCAGAGAAAGATAATAGTGGGAAGAGCAGTGAACAACATG GTGCTGGCAGGACTGCGCCCGCCGCTGACAGAAATGCAATGGCTCCAGCTG ACCACAAGAGTGGAACTGTTGACACTTGGACAAGAGACAGTTCTCATCATTTTGAAGATGGAGTTCGTCCCAGTGCCGACAACTGGCAGCATGGGGACCCACAACAGTACATTAATCCTAATATTCCCCCTCAACATTTTGATGCCTGGCGTGGTCCACCAATGAATGCACCACCTGCTAGTGTTTGGTATAGAGGACCACCACCTGCAGGTCCACCATATCCTCCTGTTCCACGTGGCGGATATCCAATGGAATCCTACCATTACTATCGTCCTCAAATTTCCCCTAACTTGGCAAATTCACAATCTGGTCCTCCACCTGGGCCTGTTCCAAGAGGTCACCATCCAAGAAATGGAGATTTTTACAGGCCGCAGATGCATGAACCTTTTATTCGCCCAGGTATGCCTATTAGACCTGGCTTTTACCCTGGTCCAGTGCCTTATGATGGCTATTATGGTCCTCCGATGAACTACAATCCTAATGATCGTGATATGCAATTTATGGGAATGCCACCTGGGCCACCTGGGCCACCTGGACCACATGGGCCACATGGACCACCTGTCTACAACATGGGCCCTGCTCAAAACCCTCCAGAGCTTCACGATCTGCACTTCAGAAGTGGTGGGCGCGGATCAGTCGGAAATATGTTTGCTTCAGAAAAATTGGATTCTATTCCACCCGAGGAGTCTCGTGGGCCGTATAAAGTTCTTAGAAAACATGAAATTGGAAGGGATGCTGATCTGGAAGGAGAGAGTTGGGAGCAGAACTTAGAAAAGAGTGACCAGACAAGACCATCACTTCATAAGAATGAGCGGGGAACAGATATTAGAAAAAATGAAGACATGCCTTCAAGAAGAAACTTAGGCCACCAAGGTAATCTTTCTGACACTCCAAATTTGCATTCACTTGAGGGCTCACACAAGTCTAAAGCATCTAATGAGAGTTGGGGAAATAAGTTGTCGTTCCCGGAAGCACCTAATGATGTTCCAATTAACCAAAGAGATTCAAGCTTAATACAGAAGATTGAAGGTCTGAATGCAAAAGTGCGGGCTTCTGATTCTAAGGTGGATGCAGAGCAGAATAACAGGCAATTAGTTAGTCCTAATGACCACCCAATGATTGCATTCGGGACCATTTCTGACACAGGAGATCTTAAATCTACCACTGCCACTGTATCGTCATATTCAAG ACATTTGCATCATGGAGTGCGAAGTCGAGCCGAGCAACATAATAAAGGAAGAATAAACAATCAAGATACTGATGGGTGGAGAAAAAGACCTCAAATTCTAGGTTCAGAGGTTGCTACTTCAGTCTCTGCTGAGGCCGTCGATAACCCTGAAGCTATGAATACTGATGAATCTTTAGCTGCACTTGCTGATCCTGCTGATGGCCAAGCACAG CGTGCTAGGATGAGGGAGTTGGCAAAACAGCGTACAATCCAACTACAGcaggaagaggaagaaagaataAAAGAGCAGAAAGCAAAGGCTCTTGCAAAATTGGAAGAGTTGAATAGGCGTACCCTAGCAGCCGGAGATGGTTCAATCCAGAATGCAGAGAAAATTCTGACTAGTGCTCCGGGGCAGAAAGATGTGGATGGATTCCAGAAATCAACTGGACCGGTTATTGATTACAGCAAACTTGAGCCACCGAATCCAGTTTTGGATGTAAAAGCTCAAGCAGCTGCACAGATCAGTGAGACAAGTCAACAAGAGCCTGTTGACCAGTCATCACTTTCGAATCAAAGTGTTGCCAATGCAAATGATGCTGAAAGCAAAGGTGCTTTGCATGGTAATGATGGTAACTTTCACAGACAGAAGCGTGCTAGTCATAGACAAAAGCTGAGTGTACAAAGTGTAGATAGTCTGGCTGACAAGTCAACGAGTGGTACAGGAGAAGCACATATAGGTCCTGGAGGTGAAGCTACAAAGGACCATGCAAGTCATGCTGTATCAGGTGAACCTGGACCACATCAAGATTACAACTCTATATCGGTTGAATCAACACAGCAGAGAAAAAGAAATAGCAAGAGTAGCAAGAATAAACATAAACTTGATGATGCATCTGCATCAAGAGAAGGTGGTATTGCTACTGAAAGCGGAAAGCCAGAATCTCAAAATGACTTTAATTCAAGCACTATGTTGGTGACTGATGGCAAGAATTATATGCAATCTAATATGGAGGAATCCCATGATAGAGTAACAAACCAGTATAAACCTCAGCACCCCAGAAGGATGCCAAGAAATCCACAAGCTAATAGGACAACTGAGAGATTCCATGTTGGTGATGTTGCTGTGTGGGCCCCTGTGCGGGCCCCCAAAGAAGAGCGCGGAGATGATTACAGTCAGAAAGAATTGCAGGATGAAGCGTCTTTGCCTGCAAAGAGTATTAACTCGGGCCAGACTAATCTGAAAAGCAAAAGGGCAGAAATGGAAAGATATGTACCCAAGCCAGTGGCTAAAGAGCTGGCTCATCATGGAAGCATTAACCAATCAGCATTGCCGTCTTCACCTGGGAAAACTACATTAGAAGATATGCCAGATAAAGAAGACTTGGGTTCTCAACCAGAAATCCCTGTATCTGTGAGTGTGGGGACTACTGTGGAGTCTAAGAGTGGGGACAATAAGCAAAATAAACAGGCGAAACCCCATGGATGGAAGCAACGTGGACCGACTGATGTGCATCGTGATCATGGTTTTCAACAGGAttcaaagaaaaatgatcacAAATCTAAGACCCATGAAGTCCCGATCCCTGTTTCAACTGAAACTAATGTTTCACATGAATGGGACCCATCTGATGGCTGGTTCATGCCAGATGAATATCCACCGAATGAAGCTATACCCGTCGCATCTTCTGTTAAGGATGAAGGCGGAGTCACGGGTAAAGGAAAAAGACCAGCTTACAAGGGTCAGAAGAGCACAATGAAAAGTCACAATGTCGATCACAAGGATGTCGGTGGTGCAGAAGTGGAGATAGAACAAACAGACAGGCCTGCTTCTTCCAAAGAAAACCGTTCTTCTCACTGGCAACCCAAACCTCAAGCATATAAGAGTGGTTGGTCCAGTGGAGTTCATAATGCTAGACCTGAGATTAAAAAGGTTCGACCTGACGAACCTGCTGCTGACTTCAAGGATGGCAGAGGAGCACCACATGAGGGCCATCATAAGTATAGGAGAGAAAGACAACCTGCGTTGTTCAGGCAACAACCCCACTCTTTAATAGAAGATGAAATCCCAATTGAGCAACAACATGGTACTACTGGTTTTAGGAAGTTTGGAGGTCAAAATAACCGTTCTGGTTGTCAAGACGATAGAAGGAAGCATAATCAGCATAATGCAAGTATAAACCGGGAACGGCAGAAACAGAATTTGCATTACGAGTACCAGCCAGTCGGATCCAACATTAACAGCAGTAATAAATCCAACATTCTCGATGCACCTGCAGATGGATCTGGTAATGCAGTTCCAAGGTACAAAGAGAGAGTTTCTGGTGCAGGTCAACAATCCAGACGAGGTGGAGGCAACTTTTATGGGCGACAATAA
- the LOC122589055 gene encoding probable apyrase 7, whose product MEPKSPSKSKLPILGLFHHFKLAITIVSLTLLILTGYFFIRNPGLGFATNTSYFTVVLDCGSSGTRVNVYQFSNQDLKFPVLLRSFPDNLTKIDDRKDGCAYHCMQTEPGLDKFVGNASGVKAALEPLIRRAENWVPYDRHKDTPIFVLATAGLRRLSKDVVKMVLDDVEDVVKLHEFKYRRDWIRVLSGEEEAYYGWIALNRYMGVFGNTSRLPTLGLLDLGGSSLQVATEIKEAKVDDHGVFDSKIGSFEHKIMAASLPAFGLNEAFDRTVVMLSESKAFINRDLEPFEISHPCLGYGFMHNYTCHGCFKGNSTRKTRGINTFSLNLVGDPNWEKCKVLARVAAINSSSLPNWSKLSDDSYCEGLSSKSGENILNKFEGNNSVARFHALSGFFAVYNLLNLTSSAKLSNMWEKGQEICSRSLAGLSSLPIKHKYADFFCFRVPYVVSLIENTLCVGDKDIIFGPGEVSWTLGAALVKGKYSWQSDTSRAQSFISYIRFKRVIFSPYFLFVLLAFLLFIVYRSQVKLPMLGRKVASLPSYIGPKRRPA is encoded by the exons ATGGAACCCAAATCCCCTTCAAAATCAAAGCTTCCAATTTTGGGGCTTTTTCATCACTTCAAACTAGCCATCACAATTGTATCACTTACACTTTTAATATTAACTGGTTATTTCTTTATTCGTAACCCGGGTTTGGGTTTTGCTACAAATACTTCATATTTCACTGTTGTGTTAGACTGCGGAAGTAGTGGGACAAGAGTAAATGTATATCAGTTCAGTAATCAAGATTTGAAATTTCCAGTTTTGTTACGTTCTTTTCCTGATAATTTAACAAAGATCGATGATCGGAAAGATGGTTGTGCATACCATTGTATGCAAACTGAGCCCGGGTTAGATAAGTTTGTGGGGAATGCGTCTGGGGTTAAGGCGGCTTTAGAGCCATTGATTCGTAGGGCGGAAAATTGGGTGCCTTATGACAGACATAAAGATACTCCGATATTTGTGTTGGCTACGGCCGGATTAAGAAGGTTGAGTAAGGATGTTGTTAAGATGGTTTTGGATGATGTGGAGGATGTTGTTAAGTTACATGAGTTTAAGTATAGGAGAGATTGGATTCGGGTTTTGAGTGGTGAAGAAGAGGCTTATTATGGTTGGATTGCTCTGAATCGTTACATGGGTGTATTTGGGAACACTTCAAGATTGCCCACTTTAGGCCTTCTTGATCTTGGAGGTTCTTCGTTGCAGGTAGCTACAGAGATCAAAGAGGCGAAAGTGGATGATCATGGTGTTTTTGATTCAAAGATTGGTTCTTTTGAGCACAAGATTATGGCAGCTTCATTGCCGGCTTTTGGATTGAATGAAGCTTTTGACAGAACTGTTGTTATGCTTAGTGAATCGAAAGCGTTTATTAATAGGGATTTAGAACCTTTTGAAATCAGCCATCCATGTCTAGGTTATGGATTTATGCATAACTACACTTGCCATGGCTGCTTTAAAGGAAATTCAACTAGGAAAACGAGAGGAATTAATACTTTTTCCTTGAATTTAGTTGGGGATCCAAATTGGGAGAAATGTAAAGTGCTAGCAAGAGTTGCAGCCATTAATTCAAGCAGTTTGCCAAATTGGTCAAAGCTATCAGATGATTCATACTGCGAAGGACTTTCTTCAAAGAGTG GTGAAAACATACTCAATAAGTTTGAAGGTAATAATTCAGTTGCACGCTTCCATGCATTATCTGGATTCTTTGCTGTTTACAATTTGTTAAACTTGACTTCATCAGCAAAACTATCAAACATGTGGGAGAAAGGCCAGGAAATTTGTTCAAGATCATTGGCTGGTTTATCCAGCTTGCCAATAAAGCATAAGTATGCTGATTTTTTCTGTTTTCGAGTTCCTTATGTAGTTtcactcattgaaaacaccCTTTGTGTTGGCGAtaaagatattatatttggtCCAGGCGAAGTTTCTTGGACATTAGGAGCTGCATTAGTTAAAGGAAAATACTCATGGCAAAGTGACACTTCTAGAGCTCAGagtttcatttcatatattAGATTTAAGAGGGTGATATTCTCACCTTACTTTCTTTTTGTTCTTCTTGCATTTCTTCTATTTATTGTATATCGTAGCCAGGTTAAGTTGCCTATGTTAGGAAGGAAGGTGGCGTCTTTGCCATCTTACATTGGTCCCAAACGTAGGCCTGCCTAG